From Desulfuromonas soudanensis, the proteins below share one genomic window:
- a CDS encoding formate/nitrite transporter family protein gives MEKRFLTPGETVQAIVDNARRLSTQSLSRTVVLSLLAGFYIGFGAQLATVVTQDTAPIVGVGISRLLGGSVFSIGLMLVVVCGAELFTGNSLLAKAALHGQISWWQLSANWAVVILGNLAGSLFFAWLMFRSNLWQSGHLADHAIAIARDKTTLPFDVALVRGILCNWLVCLAVFMATAARDISGKVLACYIPIMTFVASGFEHSVANMYFIPTGLLLAKRLGISDPGLTWRSFFIDNLLPVTLGNILGGVVFVSFAYWYIHLRGQRPAAA, from the coding sequence ATGGAAAAGCGCTTTCTCACCCCCGGCGAAACAGTCCAGGCGATCGTCGACAACGCGCGGCGCCTCTCGACCCAGTCCCTCTCCCGGACCGTGGTCCTGAGCCTTTTGGCCGGCTTCTACATCGGTTTCGGCGCCCAACTGGCCACCGTGGTCACCCAGGACACGGCTCCCATCGTCGGCGTCGGGATCTCCCGCCTTCTCGGCGGCAGCGTCTTTTCCATCGGCCTGATGCTGGTGGTGGTCTGCGGCGCCGAACTCTTCACCGGCAACAGCCTCCTGGCCAAGGCGGCTCTGCACGGGCAGATTTCCTGGTGGCAACTGTCGGCGAACTGGGCGGTGGTGATCCTCGGCAACCTGGCGGGCTCGCTCTTTTTCGCCTGGCTGATGTTCCGCTCCAATCTCTGGCAGTCCGGACACCTGGCCGACCACGCCATCGCCATCGCCCGGGACAAGACCACCCTCCCCTTCGACGTCGCCCTGGTCCGCGGCATTCTCTGCAACTGGCTCGTCTGCCTGGCGGTCTTCATGGCCACCGCCGCCCGCGACATCTCCGGCAAGGTCCTCGCCTGCTACATCCCGATCATGACCTTCGTCGCCAGCGGCTTCGAGCACTCAGTCGCCAACATGTACTTCATCCCCACCGGCCTCCTTCTGGCAAAACGCCTCGGGATCAGCGACCCGGGGCTCACCTGGCGAAGCTTCTTCATCGACAACCTCCTTCCCGTCACCCTCGGCAACATCCT